caggaagaggaagcaggccTAATAAGCACGTCAAGGGAACCCGGAAGCTGGAGTGAGGGGAAACGGGAGCGAACCCTGTTGGTCTTTCAGACCTTGACGAAGACCAGGCGGGTGGAGTACGCCAGGTCGGCCAAGTAGGCCAGCAGGTTGATGCCGGTCAAGATGGCAACCGTCAGCTTGCGGTCCCAGGTGCAGACGTAGTAGGCGTGTGCCATGCTACAGCTCACATCCCTGCCCCTCCGGGGCTGGCCGCCATAGCGCTCGTTGAACTGGTAGAGGGGCCAGATGACGAGGGCGGTGGCGTAGAGGATGACGGAGAGGAAGGCCAGGCCcgagaggaaggtggggaaggggatgGGCAGCGCATTGGTGCAGTCACCTAAGTTCAGCAAGATGGCCACAGCCGCCAAGATGAAGCAGATGGCGTAGACGGCCACGCACCACTCCAGCGCCGGCTGGGACTGGTACAGGTTGGGGCTGCTGATGAAGGCGAAGATGATGCAGGCCACAAAGGTCTCCAGCACCTTCAGCAGCCCCGGCACGGTGGCCATGTAGCCCGTGATCTCACCCGGCCGGGCGCGGGTCCAGGTCACCTCGAGGGCGTAAGCCAGGAAGGCCACGCAGGAGAAGGTGGTGGCTGCGATGGCGTGGTCCCGCACGCGGCCGTGGGCCAGGAACTGGACGAAGGTGGTGGGGTAGATAATGGAAGTGGAGAGGCAGAAGAGGGCTGCGTAGAAGGCGAAGGTGATGGGGAAGTTGCGCCAGGAGAGTGGGAATCGCTGCTGGAAGCCGAACACCTCCACGATGAGGATGATCAGGGTCACGGAGAAGCAGAAGCACCAGGTGAACATGCACCAGTTGCCCATGGACCCCACCCAGGCACCCACGTTGGCCACCAGTGAGAAGGCGATGCAGGTGGACAGCAGCTGCAGCAGACGGAGGAGGCCCAGGGGCTGGGTCAGCGCCCTCGGGGACCCCACGATGGTGGGGGAGCCCGCCGTGGTGGTCGTGGTGATGGTTGTGCGGGTCACCGTCACCGGCATGGCTGGGGAGGGAAAGAGAGCACACACATGCTAAATTAACTTCCACATTCAAGTCTCCATTCTCCAAAAAAAACTAGTCACCACAATCAACTCACAGTGAGGCTACCTGccgggggtagaactgcccctgtgggtttccaacacgctAACTCTGTCCGGGAATAGAAAAAAACTCGCTTTTCTCCttcggagtggctagtggtttcaaactgctgactttgaagtccaaaactcaatgcataaccactgcaccaccaggggaaGCATGGGGCTACTAGCCACAAGGGTCGGCAGATTGAACCCACGGGACAttgcatgggaggaagatgaggcaatctCACTCAGTAAAGACTAATAGGCCCTGAAACCATATGGAGCCGTTCTAGCCTAGCCTACTGAGTGAGATGCGGTCAGTTACTCATTATGGTCCTTCTCGTCataaccccccccaccaccaccccccacccctccccccctcccccaccccccgatgAAGTTTTGGTTTGTAAATGATAACCTCTATGACTGATTACAATCCCATTCTGGAAGGGGGTTCTCGGTTTCAGGGTTAAAGTGGGATCTGTCTTTGTCTCCAATATCCTAAAGGGTGTGGCTTAAACCGTCCTTTGTTCTCCTCGGGTAGGGAGGGCCCGCCGGGAGTTGGTCTTGAGGAAATAAAGATGGAGAGTACTGGCGTGcctgacccctgcctcatggcaaggaggaagacagaggaggtcagatatgtgcGGATAGAGATGTCCTTGGGAGTTTACGAGGCCATAACTCTTTACGGTAGCAGAAAGACTCTTCTTTcactcttggagtggctggtgggctcaaggcGCTGACGCTGCACCACCGAATCTCAATTGTTAGAAACGTACCTTACAGAGAGTGGAAGATGAGCATTTCCACTCCCAGAAagagagcctcagaaactcaccggcaCAGTTCTAGCATGCCTTCTAGCAACTGCGCTGTGAATCGgcgccgactcaatggcagcgagcaggtttggtttgggttttatatgaaaacaaggagccctggtgaccccctccacccacccccaccaagggAAGGGCTCTACCGCTGCCCTACAGGCTGGCAATTTGAAAACCACccaccaacaaaataaaaatcaactCCAGAAGGCTAAGTTCACAGCTTGGAAACCTGGGAAGCAGGTCTACTTTGCAACCACACCGAGAAGCCACGAGCCTGAAGGGACTAAGAACTAACCAGCAGCAACAACACAGGCTATACAACTTTATGACTCCCAGCATCCTTCCCCTCTGTAATGGTCAAACTATGGACCCTCCCTCCCCAGTATGTGCTCTGAGTCCTAAGGCCTATGGTTAAGTTAtggtgtaaggagccctggtagtgcagtgggttcagtgttggactactaaccacgaggttggcagttcgaacccaccagcttctccaagggagaaagacgaggctttctattcctgtcaagatttagtcttggaaatccacaggggccatgCCATGCTGCTCTTTCCTAttaggctgctgtgagttggaatggactcgctggcagtgtttggttttcgGGGCACAcgggtggtgggagggagggcgATCTGACTCACATCtgccctatgggacagaacacaactgcctctgtgggtttcccagcgggaactctttatggaaatcagactgcctcaactttctctcttggctcggctggtgggtttgaaccaccggtcttgagttagcagcccaaagcctaacccactgcaccaccaaggtgtCCATTGTAAagactatagtctcagaaactctctggGGTAGTCCTTCTCTGTGCCATAAGGGAGACTGTGAGTCAAGATCAAGTGCGTGGCACAGGGCCACTGCTATCTGCTAGCTATAACCTATCTGCTAGTTAATAATAATTATTGGGAGTATACAAGGCTCGCATTGTTCCAATTTAGAGGTCATGTTAACTTAGGGTGTGTCTAATTTGTTTTGAGCAACGGCTGATTAAACAAGGACGCACAGTGGATTGAGAAGGCAGAGACTGGGTCACAGGAAGAGGATGAGAAAGATTCAGTAGAGACTAGGGCCTCCCACCAGTGCCCCCTACAGAGAGCTAGCCTTCCCGGAGAACCAGCATCCCgaattcagacttccagcctccaCAACTCCTGGAAGCAGCGTGCAGAgggcaaaggatgcattgcaagtCTGCTACACAGGACCTCCTTGGAGGGCTgaggagcaaggatgttgctCTGAGAAGAGGTGCATcggacccaggccatggtctttCCAATTGCCTcccatgcatgggaaagttggacactgactaaggaagaccaaagaaggtgTATTGTATTGTGTATTAGAATTGTATTGAATTGTGTATTAGAGTGCCAATTCTGAGTACTATGCCCCGGTTTGCAGATGGCTGTGAATGACAGGGGAAAACCTCAGGTCCATTTGCTCTGCCCCCAAGTGGGTTAATGTGGGAAACAGAGGAACAGAAGAGAATGCATGCAGACAAATTCTTTACTCTCATATTTAAGGAGGCTGAGAAGCCAGGACTTTGGGTGATGGAGGCCTTCACACTTGAGGATTAGAGATAACTCCCAATCACATCCTCATAACTAAGATTAATCCCCACAATATCCCCCCATCCTAGTGCTGCCTGAAAGTGACCTCTTACAAGCACCTGGCTGATAGCTCTTTTGCCAGAAGCCttatctacaggagcagacatgttgctcttgctctccctgctcaggggatggtcactcccccttacctgcccccagactggtgttaggttactcctccaatgagctcagggacctcTGGGGTTAGGGTACTGCCCACTTTGTTAGGTATGTGGTTACCTATAACTTGGGAGGAGGGGGGGACAGTGAGAAGGGCCCTTGCATGCCCCAGGTGATGTTGGgtatgcattctctctctctctgcccgggCCTGGTTCCTGAAGCCATGGCGGAGGTGAACACTCCACAACTCTTGTCTGTttcttaaatttcttcccttcaattacacaattgTCCCTTAGGACCTGTCCAGATGTGAGGCTGGATCTCATATAGATGAAGACTCCTTGAATTCCTTGGGACCATTCACCAAGAACGTACATAATCTGGCCGCCTGCCAGAGTATATTGGAAAGATAattacccccacccctctccagccagccccgGGAGGAGTAGTCTCTCTTAGGGATTTGCCTGGGTCTAGCCTTGATGGAGGCCACTGTACTGGCAAAGGTACTGTGGGTCGATTAGTCATGAGCCATACCCTATCAGTCACACCCCGGATCGGTCCTGGAACAAACTTGTAAGCTCTTCCATGGAACATGATGTTTGTGCTCCAATCACGGCCTGCCCCCGACTCTAGTCCCACCTGTGACTGTGATGTGATAGTGTTCCAGTTCCATGCTTTATGTCCCGTTTCTGAACTGTGGGACACCACAATCACCTATTGCTAATGGGCTCCCTGCTTCAGAAACCGCGTCTGTGTttttgtcttgtctttctcccttctgAAGTCGTTTCATGCTCTCCTTCCATTACATTTGAGACCAGGGTCTCCTTTGAACCCCCAAACATGGCGAAGCCTATCAGAAGCACCCCAGACTGCcgaagaaccaacacatctgccTTGCAGGAAGTTCAGCTAGACTGCTGCTGAGAGGgccagcagtgaaaaagaggaaggccctcgacacgacggatggatacagtggctgccaacaaagggctcaggcacaggaaccatggTGACAGTGGAGCAGGAccagcagggttttgttctggggTCCATGAAGGTTCCTGTGAGTCCAACCTGACTCCGGAACGGACTCCAGGGCACTGAATAGGAACAACAAACCCCAAGGTCACTCATTCCTGTTCCTTAAAACTACCTGCTCTCTCAGGgagcagacaagccagtcagggtgctgtgtagcactgatgaaacacaactttcctctagttatgaaatgcttcccttccccccctccactatcaagatcccaattctaccttgcaagtctggctagaccaaaggatgtacactggtacagataggaactggacacacagggaatccagagcgggtgatcccttcaggaccagtggtgagagtggcgatactgggagggtggaggggcggtgggttggaaagggggcaccgactacaaggatctacatgtgacctcctccctgggggacggacaacagagaagtgggtgaagggagatatcagacagggcaagatatgacaaaagaataatttataaattatcaagggttcatgagagagaggggagcagggagggaggggaaaaatgagctgatgccaggggtttaggtggagagcaaatgttttgagaatgataagggcaatgaatgcacaaatatgctttacataattgatagatggattgtaataaaagttgtatgaacccctaataaaactattaaaaacaaaacca
The sequence above is drawn from the Tenrec ecaudatus isolate mTenEca1 chromosome 18, mTenEca1.hap1, whole genome shotgun sequence genome and encodes:
- the MYADM gene encoding myeloid-associated differentiation marker produces the protein MPVTVTRTTITTTTTAGSPTIVGSPRALTQPLGLLRLLQLLSTCIAFSLVANVGAWVGSMGNWCMFTWCFCFSVTLIILIVEVFGFQQRFPLSWRNFPITFAFYAALFCLSTSIIYPTTFVQFLAHGRVRDHAIAATTFSCVAFLAYALEVTWTRARPGEITGYMATVPGLLKVLETFVACIIFAFISSPNLYQSQPALEWCVAVYAICFILAAVAILLNLGDCTNALPIPFPTFLSGLAFLSVILYATALVIWPLYQFNERYGGQPRRGRDVSCSMAHAYYVCTWDRKLTVAILTGINLLAYLADLAYSTRLVFVKV